The following proteins are encoded in a genomic region of Natrinema sp. DC36:
- the mptA gene encoding GTP cyclohydrolase MptA has translation MSHQLPDVQATSPDVTVGLSQVGVTGVDKLVKIAREGKRPIVLTAEFEVFVDLPGWRKGADMSRNMEVIDEILEDATREEAYGVEEVCGEAAERLLERHDYTSRAEVSMEAEFMRREQTPASDRETQHTVDIVASATATEDGTREEIGANVTGMTVCPCSQGMSTARAKQTLEDLGVEEETITQFLDEVPQPGHSQRGHATLTVEANGDPAVDLNDIIDIARDSMSARIYNLAKRPDEDHMTYEAHADAKFVEDCVRALAEGVVDEFDHLPDDAVITMSQSNDESIHQHNAHAERVVEMGTLRDEIAN, from the coding sequence ATGAGTCATCAGTTGCCGGACGTGCAGGCGACGTCGCCCGACGTCACCGTCGGTCTGAGCCAGGTCGGCGTCACCGGCGTCGACAAACTCGTCAAGATCGCCCGCGAGGGCAAGCGACCGATCGTCCTCACTGCGGAATTCGAAGTCTTCGTCGACCTCCCGGGCTGGCGCAAGGGCGCGGACATGAGCCGTAACATGGAGGTCATCGACGAGATCCTCGAGGACGCGACCCGCGAGGAGGCCTACGGCGTCGAGGAAGTCTGTGGCGAGGCCGCCGAACGCCTGCTCGAGCGACACGACTACACCTCGAGAGCGGAGGTCTCGATGGAAGCCGAGTTCATGCGCCGCGAGCAGACGCCGGCCAGCGACCGCGAGACCCAGCACACGGTCGATATCGTGGCCTCGGCGACCGCCACCGAGGACGGAACCCGCGAGGAGATCGGCGCGAACGTCACCGGCATGACGGTCTGTCCCTGCTCGCAGGGGATGTCCACGGCCCGCGCGAAGCAGACCCTCGAGGACCTCGGCGTCGAGGAGGAGACGATCACGCAGTTCCTGGACGAGGTGCCACAGCCGGGACACTCACAGCGGGGCCACGCGACGCTGACCGTCGAGGCGAACGGCGATCCCGCGGTCGATCTCAACGACATCATCGACATCGCTCGGGACTCGATGAGCGCGCGGATCTACAACCTCGCGAAGCGGCCCGACGAGGACCACATGACCTACGAGGCCCACGCCGACGCGAAGTTCGTCGAGGATTGTGTGCGCGCGTTAGCTGAAGGCGTCGTCGACGAGTTCGACCACCTGCCCGACGACGCGGTGATCACGATGAGTCAGTCCAACGACGAGTCGATCCACCAGCACAACGCCCACGCCGAGCGCGTGGTCGAGATGGGGACGCTTCGCGACGAGATTGCGAATTAA
- a CDS encoding DUF255 domain-containing protein, protein MNETTRVEWREWGGEAFDEASDEDVPVLLSLTATWCDHCHEMDAETYADPRIAANVNDSFVPVRVDVDRHPRVRDRYNMGGFPSTVFLAPNGEVLTGAGYLGPDGMRQVLDSVRTMWQTKGTGAARVPRPLREDNPPAGELTADIEQGMLGHLTDTYDETAGGWGQQPKFPLPDALEFALKRDREMALRSYDAVSANLFDEYEGGFYRFATEPDWSGLQREKLLDSNGALVRAFANAYLLTGADEYRDPAERTIGYLTGTLWNGEAAAFANSQAPGEDDAYSLDATDRAAAAEPPVDEGVFAGSNALAIEGLLTYYAYTDDERARRYAERALETLREDLLADGVVVHALEDAHRDGNGDPVPLLSNQARVLGALTTAASTIDPSVLADATAIADATIERLHDEDSFLDGPAAGVGLCDRPLRPLDSNVAFADGLLELAALTGENRYREIARETLEAFAGASDRFGVQIARYATAVSRLLEGPLVIRVAGEPGSDLHRGALRLADHEKVVVPGADALEAGTARAELDDRVSDRAETPSELSEQVQHLLD, encoded by the coding sequence ATGAACGAGACGACGCGCGTCGAGTGGCGCGAGTGGGGAGGGGAGGCCTTCGACGAGGCTTCGGACGAAGACGTTCCCGTCTTGCTCTCGCTGACCGCGACGTGGTGCGATCACTGCCACGAGATGGACGCGGAGACCTACGCAGACCCTCGAATCGCGGCCAACGTCAACGATAGCTTCGTTCCCGTGCGAGTCGACGTGGACCGACACCCGCGCGTTCGCGATCGGTACAACATGGGCGGCTTCCCGTCGACGGTCTTCCTCGCACCGAACGGGGAGGTCCTGACCGGTGCCGGCTATCTCGGCCCCGACGGAATGCGACAGGTCCTCGACAGCGTCCGAACGATGTGGCAGACGAAAGGGACCGGCGCGGCGCGCGTTCCCCGTCCGCTCCGCGAGGACAACCCACCCGCGGGCGAGTTGACGGCCGATATCGAGCAGGGAATGCTCGGCCACCTCACCGACACCTACGACGAAACCGCCGGCGGCTGGGGTCAGCAACCGAAGTTCCCGCTACCCGACGCGCTCGAGTTCGCGCTCAAACGCGACCGGGAGATGGCGTTGCGATCCTACGACGCGGTCAGCGCGAACCTGTTCGACGAGTACGAGGGCGGCTTCTACCGCTTTGCGACCGAGCCCGACTGGTCGGGGCTCCAGCGCGAGAAACTCCTCGACTCAAACGGCGCGCTCGTGCGGGCGTTCGCCAACGCCTACCTGCTGACCGGCGCGGACGAGTACCGCGACCCCGCCGAGCGGACGATCGGCTATCTGACGGGCACCCTGTGGAACGGCGAGGCCGCCGCTTTCGCGAACAGCCAGGCTCCCGGCGAGGACGACGCGTACAGCCTCGACGCCACCGATCGGGCGGCCGCCGCGGAGCCGCCGGTCGACGAGGGGGTCTTCGCCGGATCCAACGCGCTGGCGATCGAGGGACTGCTCACCTACTACGCCTACACCGACGACGAGCGCGCCCGTCGGTACGCCGAACGCGCGCTCGAGACCCTCCGCGAGGACCTGCTCGCCGACGGCGTCGTCGTGCACGCGCTCGAGGACGCCCATCGCGACGGCAACGGAGACCCCGTCCCCCTTCTCAGCAATCAGGCGCGCGTTCTCGGCGCGCTGACGACGGCCGCGAGCACGATCGATCCGTCCGTCCTCGCGGACGCGACGGCGATCGCCGACGCGACGATCGAACGCCTTCACGACGAGGACTCGTTCCTCGACGGTCCCGCCGCGGGCGTCGGCCTGTGCGATCGGCCGCTCCGGCCGCTGGACTCCAACGTGGCGTTCGCGGACGGGCTGCTCGAGCTGGCGGCCCTCACCGGTGAGAACCGCTATCGCGAAATCGCACGCGAGACGCTCGAGGCCTTCGCCGGTGCGAGCGACCGCTTCGGCGTCCAGATCGCTCGCTACGCGACCGCGGTTTCCCGACTGCTCGAGGGGCCGCTGGTGATCAGGGTCGCCGGCGAGCCCGGTTCCGATCTGCACCGCGGCGCGCTTCGGCTGGCAGACCACGAGAAGGTCGTCGTCCCCGGCGCCGATGCCCTCGAGGCGGGAACGGCGCGAGCCGAACTGGACGATCGCGTCTCCGATCGCGCCGAAACTCCCTCCGAGTTGAGCGAGCAGGTCCAGCACCTTCTGGACTGA
- a CDS encoding universal stress protein, producing the protein MYETILFPTDGSDHAATVAAHAIDVAATRNATLHVLSVVDDRAFLVLDDERVAHVRDDLEATAREAIDDAVTRATASDVETETAVDTGNPAECIVDYAAATDVDLIVMGTSGDEYEQNVVGSVSQRVVREALVPVTTVGPTVDT; encoded by the coding sequence ATGTACGAGACGATTCTGTTCCCCACCGACGGCAGCGACCACGCGGCGACCGTTGCGGCGCACGCGATCGACGTCGCGGCCACGAGAAACGCGACCCTACACGTCCTCTCGGTCGTCGACGACCGCGCCTTTCTCGTCCTCGATGACGAGCGCGTCGCGCACGTCCGCGACGACCTCGAGGCGACGGCCCGCGAGGCGATCGACGACGCCGTGACGCGGGCCACGGCGAGCGACGTCGAGACGGAGACGGCGGTCGATACGGGTAATCCGGCTGAGTGCATCGTCGACTACGCCGCGGCCACCGACGTCGATCTGATCGTGATGGGAACCAGCGGAGACGAGTACGAACAGAACGTCGTCGGGAGCGTCTCACAGCGCGTCGTCCGCGAGGCTCTCGTCCCCGTTACTACCGTCGGTCCCACCGTAGACACCTGA
- a CDS encoding KaiC domain-containing protein yields MSDDVTDWFDRALEGEDDGDGSESEPDAADLEDDDANDRLDDTDKAVRDDRSESLASGDGDRARPEDDQRDPQGDAFSVADEPPSPIDDDSARNRTPDADDAADGDSLFEEDFGSALQDIEASEPAAVGDDGDAAADLEGFDDLDFVLGSDEPDFDEELDSELPRIDLGIDGLDQMIQGGVPERSLLVAMGGAGTGKTTFGLQFITHALERDERAVFITLEESRDRVINSATEKGYAFDEYVADGQLAVVDVDPIEMANSLASIRNELPALVEEFGASRLVLDSVSLLEMMYEDRAKRRNEIYDFARSLKGAGVTALLTSEASSETAYASRYGIVEYLTDAVFVLQYIRPDDFRETRMAIEIQKIRDANHSREKKPYEITSEGISVYQQANLF; encoded by the coding sequence GTGAGTGACGACGTCACGGACTGGTTCGACCGAGCACTCGAGGGCGAGGACGACGGCGACGGATCCGAGTCGGAGCCGGACGCCGCCGATCTCGAGGACGACGACGCAAACGATCGTCTCGACGACACCGATAAGGCCGTCCGTGACGACCGTTCCGAGTCGCTCGCATCGGGCGACGGCGACCGGGCTCGGCCGGAAGACGACCAGCGTGACCCGCAGGGCGACGCATTCTCCGTCGCGGACGAGCCGCCGAGTCCCATCGACGACGATTCGGCCCGGAATCGAACGCCGGATGCGGATGACGCGGCGGACGGCGACTCCCTGTTCGAGGAGGACTTCGGCTCGGCGTTACAGGACATCGAGGCGTCGGAGCCGGCTGCCGTCGGTGACGACGGCGACGCGGCGGCCGATCTCGAGGGATTCGATGATCTCGACTTCGTCCTGGGAAGCGACGAACCGGACTTCGACGAGGAACTCGATTCGGAACTCCCCCGAATCGACCTCGGCATCGACGGGCTCGATCAGATGATTCAGGGCGGCGTTCCCGAGCGCTCGCTCCTCGTTGCGATGGGCGGTGCCGGGACCGGCAAGACGACCTTCGGGCTCCAGTTTATCACCCACGCCCTCGAGCGGGACGAACGGGCCGTGTTCATCACGTTAGAGGAGAGCCGTGACCGGGTCATCAATAGCGCGACCGAGAAGGGGTACGCCTTCGACGAGTACGTCGCCGACGGTCAGCTCGCCGTGGTCGACGTCGACCCCATCGAGATGGCCAACAGCCTGGCGTCGATCCGCAACGAACTCCCCGCGCTCGTCGAGGAGTTCGGCGCCTCGCGGCTCGTTCTGGATTCGGTCTCCTTACTCGAGATGATGTACGAAGACCGGGCGAAACGCCGAAACGAAATATACGATTTCGCCCGAAGCTTGAAGGGGGCGGGGGTCACCGCGTTGTTGACCAGCGAGGCGTCTTCGGAGACCGCCTACGCCTCGCGGTACGGGATCGTCGAGTATCTCACGGATGCCGTCTTCGTCCTGCAGTACATCCGACCGGATGACTTCCGCGAGACGCGAATGGCGATCGAGATTCAGAAGATCCGCGATGCGAATCACTCCCGTGAGAAGAAGCCGTACGAGATCACGAGCGAGGGGATATCGGTCTATCAGCAGGCGAATCTGTTTTAG
- a CDS encoding NAD(+)/NADH kinase yields MDVDVGIVAQRDNERAQELAASLVDALEETGASAVVDEATGGAIAAAAVPVAGMASRDLVVSIGGDGTLLFVAREVSPAPIIGVNLGEVGFLNAVAPADALAVVTALVTELSETGTVEGRELARLQATGVDEDWTLEPALNEVVVHGHRRGHGGGATIEITVDGQRYTESHADGVLVATPTGSTAYNLSEGGPLVHPSADALVVTQMAATESMPPLVVEPDTELTLTVSGTDTAYAISDGRNRRRLEPPATVSVSIADEFVTLVGPQANFFDGLDKLE; encoded by the coding sequence ATGGACGTCGACGTCGGAATCGTCGCCCAACGCGACAACGAGCGTGCACAGGAACTCGCCGCGAGCCTCGTCGACGCCCTCGAGGAGACGGGCGCGAGCGCCGTCGTCGACGAGGCGACCGGCGGGGCGATCGCGGCGGCCGCCGTCCCGGTCGCCGGGATGGCGAGTCGCGATCTCGTCGTGAGCATCGGCGGCGACGGAACGTTGCTGTTCGTCGCGCGCGAAGTCAGTCCCGCGCCGATCATCGGGGTCAACCTCGGCGAAGTCGGCTTTCTCAACGCCGTCGCCCCCGCCGACGCGCTCGCGGTCGTCACCGCGCTCGTCACCGAACTCTCGGAGACGGGCACCGTCGAGGGCCGCGAACTGGCGCGGCTGCAGGCGACCGGCGTCGACGAGGACTGGACGCTCGAACCCGCGCTCAACGAGGTCGTCGTTCACGGCCATCGGCGGGGCCACGGCGGCGGGGCAACCATCGAGATCACCGTCGACGGCCAGCGCTACACCGAGAGCCACGCGGACGGCGTCCTCGTGGCCACGCCGACGGGCTCGACCGCCTACAACCTCAGCGAGGGCGGCCCGCTGGTTCACCCGTCGGCCGACGCGCTCGTCGTCACGCAGATGGCCGCGACCGAGTCGATGCCGCCGCTGGTCGTCGAACCGGACACTGAACTCACGCTCACCGTCTCCGGGACCGACACCGCCTACGCGATCAGCGACGGGCGCAACCGACGGCGGCTCGAGCCGCCCGCGACGGTATCGGTCTCGATCGCCGACGAGTTCGTGACGCTCGTCGGCCCGCAGGCGAACTTCTTCGACGGGCTCGACAAACTCGAGTAG
- a CDS encoding TrmB family transcriptional regulator, with the protein MASLRDLGLSEYEARAYRSLLTTGPTTAKELSRASDVPMGRIYDVLNSIEQYNLVRSQTASRPKKYVAVEPSTALDRLLEDKKRELDEKADQYESIVDDLADELDAAEPVEEQFWTAAVGPEETIDLLLERLAAADRNIVMVSSHPSPQWDMQAVSEEINAQLEDALDRGVSVDLLMTREMVASMSEEVGRRYRETLQQRDDFDVRTHDDITGSFNIIDGVEVCIQVPNPLSSGEAFGMIDLKDPEFAANVHEEFVPRWEEAEPLEF; encoded by the coding sequence ATGGCCAGTCTCAGGGATCTCGGGCTCTCCGAGTACGAAGCTCGAGCCTACCGATCGCTCCTCACTACCGGCCCCACAACGGCCAAGGAGTTGTCGCGGGCGAGCGACGTGCCGATGGGGCGGATCTACGACGTGCTCAACAGCATCGAACAGTACAACCTGGTCCGCAGCCAGACCGCCAGTCGGCCGAAGAAGTACGTCGCCGTCGAGCCGTCGACGGCGCTCGATCGGCTGCTCGAGGACAAGAAACGCGAACTCGACGAGAAGGCGGATCAGTACGAGTCGATCGTTGACGACCTCGCCGACGAACTCGATGCGGCCGAGCCCGTCGAGGAACAGTTCTGGACCGCCGCCGTCGGTCCCGAGGAGACGATCGACCTCCTCTTAGAGCGCCTCGCGGCCGCTGACCGCAACATCGTGATGGTGTCGTCGCATCCCTCTCCCCAGTGGGACATGCAGGCGGTCAGCGAGGAGATAAACGCTCAACTCGAGGACGCACTCGATCGGGGCGTCTCGGTCGATCTGTTGATGACTCGCGAGATGGTCGCCTCGATGTCGGAGGAAGTGGGCCGGCGGTATCGGGAGACTTTACAGCAACGCGACGACTTCGACGTCCGAACGCACGACGACATCACGGGCTCGTTCAACATCATCGACGGGGTCGAGGTCTGCATTCAGGTGCCCAATCCGCTCTCCTCGGGCGAGGCCTTTGGCATGATCGACCTCAAGGATCCGGAGTTCGCCGCGAACGTCCACGAGGAGTTCGTGCCTCGGTGGGAGGAAGCGGAGCCGCTCGAGTTTTAA
- a CDS encoding DNA-directed RNA polymerase subunit epsilon — protein sequence MQDDGADPGPDSERAAAVADGVEPDPDSERRLETRPGSGSLSRADVQRDSTVRQWGVVTPSATVIGRADSPDADLSESVRRLHDEQHAATPGYSERAHHLDRLRTTQALCNALEVTPWQRDLALGVMDEIDLTEFGSQRAIEKVALVAIRHVVDVDRQQYFGLDEIDAQTLSADRMEELFAQYRAHDITDEESFKRLAADYGLDTTSLNRLRRVLKSQLEDELPAYGRNPYRDPNLPDVRDAETNAADAAASGSES from the coding sequence ATGCAAGACGACGGTGCCGACCCTGGTCCAGATTCCGAGCGAGCCGCGGCGGTCGCGGACGGCGTCGAGCCCGATCCCGACTCCGAGCGCCGCCTCGAGACCCGGCCCGGCTCCGGGTCGCTCTCCCGGGCGGATGTCCAGCGAGATTCGACGGTCCGCCAGTGGGGCGTCGTCACGCCGAGCGCGACGGTTATCGGCCGCGCCGACTCCCCCGACGCGGACCTCTCCGAGAGCGTTCGTCGCCTCCACGACGAACAGCACGCGGCGACGCCGGGCTACAGCGAACGCGCTCACCACCTCGATCGGCTGCGAACCACCCAGGCGCTGTGCAACGCCCTCGAGGTGACGCCGTGGCAGCGCGATCTGGCACTCGGCGTCATGGACGAGATCGATCTCACCGAGTTCGGCAGCCAGCGAGCGATCGAGAAGGTCGCGCTGGTGGCGATCCGCCACGTCGTCGACGTCGACCGCCAGCAGTACTTCGGGCTGGACGAGATCGACGCCCAGACGCTTTCCGCCGACCGAATGGAGGAGCTGTTCGCCCAGTACCGCGCCCACGATATCACCGATGAGGAATCGTTCAAGCGGCTCGCGGCCGACTACGGACTGGACACGACGAGTCTGAACCGGCTCCGCCGCGTGCTGAAATCCCAGCTCGAGGACGAGTTGCCGGCCTACGGCCGCAACCCGTACCGGGATCCGAACCTGCCGGACGTGAGGGACGCCGAGACGAACGCTGCCGACGCGGCCGCCTCCGGATCGGAGAGCTAA
- a CDS encoding FxsA family protein: MLRWILALLLIPFLDAVLLAVIVTQFGFVNWVGMVLLVVLTGLVGMLLVRAEGRRTIRKMQRSMAQGKPPTNELLDGGLLIAAGAFLLTPGLVTDLIGFLLAVPLTRIPIRAALKRFVIVPYADKKTGGFASGGVWTFGFPEQEAADERTGPTDGGTYDLGTDDYTVDGDGNEDSYTIEFGDDRTDDGDERDDDPLAR, translated from the coding sequence ATGCTCCGGTGGATCCTCGCGCTGTTGCTCATCCCGTTTCTCGACGCCGTGTTACTCGCGGTGATCGTCACCCAGTTCGGGTTCGTCAACTGGGTCGGGATGGTGCTGCTCGTCGTCCTGACGGGACTGGTCGGCATGCTACTCGTTCGGGCCGAAGGGCGGCGAACGATCCGGAAGATGCAGCGCTCGATGGCACAGGGGAAGCCGCCGACGAACGAACTGCTCGACGGCGGCTTGCTGATCGCCGCCGGCGCGTTCCTGCTGACCCCCGGACTGGTGACGGATCTCATCGGCTTCCTGCTCGCCGTTCCGCTGACCCGGATCCCGATCCGCGCCGCGCTCAAGCGCTTCGTAATCGTTCCGTACGCGGACAAGAAGACCGGCGGCTTCGCCAGCGGCGGGGTCTGGACGTTCGGCTTCCCAGAGCAGGAAGCGGCAGACGAACGCACTGGACCGACTGACGGCGGGACGTACGATCTCGGTACCGACGACTATACCGTTGATGGCGACGGCAACGAGGACTCGTACACGATCGAGTTCGGCGACGACCGCACGGACGACGGGGACGAAAGAGACGACGATCCCCTCGCTCGGTAG
- a CDS encoding nucleotidyltransferase domain-containing protein: MSPVPAHVPETVDDHLTAIEREHDIAVALAVARGSHAWGAASPDSDYDVGFVFAPTDLRRYAHLEGAPETVVADRGEFEYQGWDVRTFARLLADSNEGAIDLLRSPIRYRLAYDPADLTAYIERTYNPIDLYHTWRGIATSNYRKYVSHHLVNTGDDTFPILEAGDETYVVEADDGTMTVPADDDRFSETQTKPTVKRNLTICRAAMSASYLKETGERGEHELPALEFETFLREQAPAVFDADRIDRARELLERKRAGDGETDIGDAVGAEFAHPPKEIDPAIHARGGPDTERLNGFIDEIIAAVR, from the coding sequence ATGTCTCCCGTTCCAGCACACGTTCCCGAGACCGTCGACGACCACCTGACTGCGATCGAACGCGAGCACGATATCGCGGTGGCGCTGGCGGTCGCTCGCGGGAGCCACGCCTGGGGGGCGGCGAGTCCCGACAGCGACTACGACGTCGGGTTCGTCTTCGCGCCGACGGATCTGCGCCGGTACGCTCACCTCGAGGGCGCTCCCGAGACGGTCGTCGCGGACCGCGGTGAGTTCGAGTATCAGGGGTGGGACGTGCGGACGTTCGCGCGCCTGCTCGCCGACTCGAACGAGGGCGCGATCGACCTGCTGCGGAGTCCGATCCGCTACCGCCTCGCGTACGACCCCGCCGATCTCACGGCGTATATCGAACGAACGTACAACCCGATCGACCTCTATCACACGTGGCGCGGGATCGCAACCAGCAACTATCGCAAATACGTCTCGCACCATCTGGTCAACACCGGCGACGACACGTTTCCGATCCTCGAGGCGGGAGACGAGACATACGTCGTCGAAGCCGACGACGGAACGATGACGGTCCCGGCCGACGACGACCGTTTCAGCGAGACACAGACCAAACCGACCGTGAAGCGAAATCTCACGATCTGTCGGGCGGCCATGTCCGCGTCCTATCTCAAAGAGACCGGCGAGCGCGGCGAACACGAGCTGCCGGCCCTCGAGTTCGAAACCTTCCTCCGCGAGCAGGCACCCGCAGTTTTCGATGCGGATCGAATCGACCGGGCTCGCGAGTTGCTCGAGCGGAAACGAGCGGGCGACGGGGAGACCGATATCGGCGACGCCGTCGGTGCCGAATTCGCACACCCGCCGAAGGAGATCGATCCCGCAATTCACGCACGGGGCGGGCCCGACACCGAACGGCTGAACGGGTTCATCGACGAGATTATCGCGGCCGTCCGGTAG
- a CDS encoding amphi-Trp domain-containing protein produces the protein MAQRTTADETLPREELAAYFTDLAAEFEQGDEEITVPVGNKNVSLDPPQNIDLSVEVVERSSMLRGNRETVEIELSWKP, from the coding sequence ATGGCGCAACGGACGACCGCCGACGAAACACTGCCGCGAGAGGAACTCGCCGCGTACTTCACGGACCTCGCAGCGGAGTTCGAGCAGGGCGACGAGGAGATTACCGTCCCCGTCGGGAACAAGAACGTGTCGCTCGATCCACCACAGAACATCGACCTCTCAGTCGAAGTGGTCGAACGATCGTCGATGCTCCGCGGGAATCGTGAGACGGTCGAGATCGAACTCAGCTGGAAACCCTAA
- a CDS encoding site-2 protease family protein: MRSYTITEIWDIPIRINTSLLIFLPILAWLIGSGQQIELYAGFIEGVTGSEFDLSQLRAGTTPWLIGIAAAIGLFVSVTLHELGHSWVALRYGIEIDSITLWILGGIASLKTFPKEWDREFWIAIAGPLTSVLVAAVCYAGVLIAPNSFQVSRFIVGYLALTNLILAGFNLLPAFPMDGGRIFRALLARSRPYGTATRIAARVGVLFAFLFAIVGVLTFQLILLLLAFFIYGAATTESRSVLLDELLEGITVGDIMTRDPATISADATLEEFGGRMLRERYPLYLVTDDTGAVLGIITLDDVQKARGKERGTTRVEEVMRVVSRVEPTDDAFDTLAVLNQSGSVNALVEENGEPVGVLSQSDYAHAMTVRRGFQSGITG, encoded by the coding sequence GTGCGAAGTTACACTATCACCGAGATCTGGGATATCCCGATTCGAATCAACACATCATTATTGATCTTCCTCCCGATCCTCGCGTGGCTCATCGGGAGCGGCCAGCAGATCGAACTGTACGCCGGATTCATCGAAGGGGTCACCGGCTCCGAATTCGATCTGTCCCAGCTCCGCGCCGGGACGACACCGTGGCTTATCGGTATCGCGGCGGCGATCGGGCTGTTCGTGAGCGTCACGCTGCACGAACTCGGCCACTCGTGGGTCGCGTTGCGGTACGGTATCGAGATCGACTCGATCACCCTGTGGATCCTCGGCGGCATCGCGTCGCTGAAGACGTTCCCGAAGGAGTGGGACCGCGAGTTCTGGATCGCCATCGCCGGCCCGCTCACGAGCGTCCTCGTCGCCGCCGTCTGTTACGCGGGCGTTCTCATCGCACCGAACTCCTTCCAGGTGTCGCGATTCATCGTCGGCTATCTGGCCCTCACGAACCTGATACTGGCGGGATTCAATCTCCTCCCTGCGTTCCCGATGGACGGTGGACGCATCTTCCGCGCCCTCCTCGCTCGCTCCCGCCCGTACGGGACCGCGACGCGGATCGCGGCACGAGTCGGGGTCCTCTTCGCCTTCCTGTTCGCCATCGTCGGCGTCCTCACCTTTCAGCTCATCCTCCTCCTCCTCGCCTTCTTCATCTACGGCGCCGCGACGACGGAATCGCGGTCCGTCCTCCTCGACGAACTGCTCGAGGGCATTACGGTCGGCGACATCATGACCCGAGATCCCGCGACGATCTCGGCAGACGCGACGCTCGAGGAGTTCGGTGGCCGAATGCTTCGCGAACGCTACCCCCTTTACCTCGTTACGGATGATACCGGGGCGGTCCTCGGCATTATCACGCTCGATGACGTGCAAAAGGCTCGAGGAAAGGAGCGCGGAACGACCCGCGTCGAGGAGGTCATGCGAGTGGTCTCTCGCGTCGAGCCGACCGACGACGCCTTCGATACGTTGGCCGTGCTGAACCAGTCCGGGAGCGTGAACGCACTGGTTGAGGAAAACGGGGAACCCGTCGGTGTGCTCTCCCAATCCGATTACGCACACGCCATGACGGTTCGCCGCGGCTTCCAGAGCGGGATCACCGGGTAA
- a CDS encoding DsbA family oxidoreductase yields the protein MADADTESTSETADRITIYADYVCPFCYLGTRSLEQYREGRDEPLAVEWHPFDLRRGKRNPDGSIDQDVDDGKDDEYFEQAKQNVRRLQEEYGVEMAQELAIDVDSFDAQVASWYVKQEYPGQWAAFDDSIYTALWQDGRDIGDVDVLVDLAEAIDLPGDEIRDAVSDESLRAELEDRFTEAQQQGITGVPTFVSDGRAARGSVPPEHLERLVEGEQ from the coding sequence ATGGCTGACGCTGACACCGAATCGACTTCGGAGACCGCGGATCGTATCACGATTTACGCCGACTACGTCTGCCCGTTCTGTTATCTGGGGACCCGATCGCTCGAGCAGTACCGCGAGGGCCGTGACGAGCCACTGGCCGTCGAGTGGCACCCCTTCGACCTGCGACGCGGGAAGCGGAACCCGGACGGTTCGATCGATCAGGACGTCGACGACGGCAAGGACGACGAGTACTTCGAACAGGCGAAACAGAACGTCCGCCGGCTGCAGGAGGAGTACGGCGTCGAAATGGCCCAAGAGCTGGCGATCGACGTCGACTCGTTCGATGCGCAGGTTGCCTCGTGGTACGTCAAGCAAGAGTACCCCGGGCAGTGGGCGGCGTTCGACGACTCGATCTACACGGCGCTGTGGCAGGACGGCCGCGACATCGGTGATGTCGACGTTCTGGTCGACCTCGCCGAGGCCATCGACCTGCCGGGCGACGAAATTCGCGATGCTGTCTCGGACGAGAGTCTCCGGGCGGAGCTCGAGGACCGGTTCACCGAGGCACAACAGCAGGGTATCACCGGCGTGCCGACGTTCGTTTCGGACGGCCGCGCCGCCCGCGGCTCGGTGCCGCCGGAACATCTCGAGCGGCTCGTCGAGGGCGAGCAGTAG